From Deferrisoma camini S3R1, the proteins below share one genomic window:
- a CDS encoding phenylacetate--CoA ligase family protein — translation MDRTTGFLNEELETQSWEAQQEALSRRLRETVAHAYEHAPYWRRVMDEVGVSPADIQGVDDLPKLPVTPKAKLVEIQGAEPPFGGLLGMAVERMQRVFRSPGPIYDPQGPGEGWGWEEALFAAGFRPGDISINTFSYHMTPAGMMFDDALRSLGCPVVPTGVGERETQVEIMQRLGVKGFVGMASFLLQIGEKAKALGVDPRRALGLEVAFVTAEPLPDSLRSSVEEMFGLILRQGYGTADCGCIAYECFHKGGMHVVNRAVVEIVDPTTGRPVPEGETGEVVVTLFHKAYPLLRFGTGDLSAFLPGGCECGRATPKLKGWLGRADQLVKVKGMFVHPGQLQAVFREFPEVEGFRAVVSRENNRDRLTLRVVSRERSEGLAQKIAGRLRDVLRIGAEVEWVDGLPDDGKVIEDTRTWD, via the coding sequence ATGGACCGGACGACCGGGTTTCTGAACGAAGAGCTCGAGACCCAGAGCTGGGAGGCGCAGCAAGAGGCGCTGTCGCGCCGGTTGCGCGAAACGGTGGCCCACGCCTACGAGCACGCCCCCTACTGGCGGCGGGTCATGGACGAGGTCGGGGTGTCGCCCGCGGACATCCAGGGGGTGGACGACCTGCCCAAGCTCCCCGTGACCCCCAAGGCCAAGCTCGTGGAGATCCAGGGCGCCGAGCCGCCGTTCGGGGGACTGCTGGGTATGGCCGTGGAGCGGATGCAGCGGGTGTTCCGGTCGCCCGGCCCGATCTACGACCCCCAGGGCCCCGGCGAGGGATGGGGCTGGGAGGAGGCCCTGTTCGCCGCGGGGTTCCGACCGGGGGACATCTCCATCAACACGTTCAGCTACCACATGACCCCGGCCGGCATGATGTTCGACGACGCCCTCCGGAGCCTGGGGTGCCCCGTGGTGCCCACCGGGGTGGGGGAGCGGGAGACCCAGGTGGAGATCATGCAGCGCCTGGGGGTCAAGGGGTTCGTGGGCATGGCCTCGTTTCTCCTGCAGATCGGCGAGAAGGCTAAGGCGTTGGGCGTGGATCCCCGCCGGGCCCTAGGCCTGGAGGTGGCGTTCGTCACGGCCGAGCCCCTTCCGGACAGCCTGCGTTCCTCGGTGGAGGAGATGTTCGGGCTGATCCTCCGGCAGGGCTACGGCACGGCCGACTGCGGGTGTATCGCGTACGAGTGCTTCCACAAGGGCGGCATGCACGTGGTGAACCGGGCCGTGGTGGAGATCGTGGACCCCACCACCGGCCGCCCGGTGCCCGAGGGGGAGACCGGCGAGGTGGTGGTCACCCTGTTCCACAAGGCCTACCCGCTGCTTCGGTTCGGCACGGGCGACCTCTCCGCCTTCCTGCCGGGTGGGTGCGAGTGCGGGCGGGCCACGCCCAAGCTCAAGGGGTGGCTGGGCCGCGCGGACCAGCTCGTGAAGGTGAAGGGCATGTTCGTGCACCCGGGCCAGCTCCAGGCCGTGTTCCGGGAGTTTCCCGAGGTGGAGGGGTTCCGGGCGGTGGTGAGCCGCGAGAACAACCGCGACCGCCTGACCCTGCGGGTGGTGAGCCGGGAGCGCTCCGAGGGCTTGGCCCAGAAGATCGCCGGCCGGCTGCGGGACGTGCTGCGGATCGGGGCCGAGGTGGAGTGGGTGGACGGGCTGCCCGACGACGGAAAGGTCATCGAAGACACCCGCACCTGGGACTGA
- a CDS encoding long-chain fatty acid--CoA ligase: MVDLPLDTFPKLLRHNARKWGDDRVAMREKEFGIWQPYTWKDYYEHVKYFSLGLVAMGLKKGDTISIIGDNRPEWLWAELAAQSAGAIGIGIYQDSILKEVSYIINHAASRFVVAEDQEQVDKVLDMGDEIPTVEHIIYTDPRGMRKYDDPRLIYFPEVEERGRELEKKNPGIFDQMVDATDPEACAQICTTSGTTGNPKLAMLSHRNMLSMAANLGKVDPKYESDEFVSFLPLPWIGEQMMCVASALLFGFTVNFPEEPETATENIREIGPHVIFSPPRVWENLAATVQVKIMDASPFKRFLFHKCLPVGYMWADLKFQKQQPTFWQKVQYGLAYLIMFRALKDRLGFTNIRSASTGGAALGPDTFRFFHALGVNLKQIYGQTEISGISCIHHDGDIKFDTVGKPIPETEIRIHNPDPKGVGEVISRSPALFMGYYKNEEATRETIVDGWLYSGDAGYFDEDGHLVIIDRMKDIMTLKGGERFSPQFIENKLKFSPYIKEAVCIGHEREYIIAMICIDYGIVGKWAEDRRINYTTYTDLASKPEVYGLIEGEVRRVNESLTEHQRIRKFVLLYKELDADDDELTRTRKVRRRFIDQKYADIIEAIYANQPEIHIDTVIRYQDGKTSQLKTTLVVRTLE; encoded by the coding sequence ATGGTCGACCTTCCCCTCGACACCTTTCCCAAGCTCCTTCGCCACAACGCCCGCAAGTGGGGCGACGACCGGGTGGCCATGCGGGAGAAGGAGTTCGGGATCTGGCAGCCGTACACCTGGAAGGACTACTACGAGCACGTGAAGTACTTCAGCCTGGGCCTGGTGGCCATGGGGCTCAAGAAGGGCGACACGATCTCGATCATCGGCGACAACCGGCCCGAGTGGCTCTGGGCCGAGCTGGCCGCCCAGTCCGCCGGGGCGATCGGCATCGGCATCTACCAGGACTCGATCCTGAAGGAGGTGTCGTACATCATCAACCACGCCGCCTCCCGGTTCGTGGTCGCCGAGGACCAGGAGCAGGTGGACAAGGTGCTCGACATGGGCGACGAGATCCCCACGGTGGAGCACATCATCTACACCGACCCTCGGGGCATGCGCAAATACGACGACCCCCGGCTCATCTACTTCCCCGAGGTGGAGGAGCGGGGCCGGGAGCTCGAGAAGAAGAACCCCGGCATCTTCGACCAGATGGTCGACGCCACCGATCCGGAGGCCTGCGCCCAGATCTGCACCACCTCGGGCACCACGGGCAACCCCAAGCTGGCCATGCTGAGCCACCGGAACATGCTGAGCATGGCCGCGAACCTGGGCAAGGTGGACCCCAAGTACGAGTCGGACGAGTTCGTGAGCTTCCTGCCCCTGCCTTGGATCGGCGAGCAGATGATGTGCGTGGCGAGCGCCCTGCTGTTCGGGTTCACCGTGAACTTCCCCGAGGAGCCCGAGACCGCCACCGAGAACATCCGGGAGATCGGGCCCCACGTGATCTTCAGCCCCCCGCGGGTGTGGGAGAACCTGGCCGCCACGGTGCAGGTGAAGATCATGGACGCCTCGCCGTTCAAGCGGTTCCTGTTCCACAAGTGCCTGCCCGTGGGGTACATGTGGGCCGACCTCAAGTTCCAGAAGCAGCAGCCCACCTTCTGGCAGAAGGTCCAGTACGGGCTGGCCTACCTGATCATGTTCCGGGCCCTGAAGGACCGGCTGGGGTTCACGAACATCCGCTCGGCCTCCACCGGCGGCGCGGCCCTCGGGCCCGACACCTTCCGGTTCTTCCACGCCCTGGGCGTGAACCTGAAGCAGATCTACGGCCAGACCGAGATCTCGGGGATCTCGTGCATCCACCACGACGGCGACATCAAGTTCGACACCGTGGGCAAGCCGATCCCCGAGACCGAGATCCGCATCCACAACCCCGACCCCAAGGGCGTGGGCGAGGTGATCTCCCGAAGCCCCGCGCTGTTCATGGGCTACTACAAGAACGAGGAGGCCACCCGCGAGACCATCGTGGACGGGTGGCTGTACTCGGGCGACGCGGGGTACTTCGACGAGGACGGGCACCTGGTCATCATCGACCGGATGAAGGACATCATGACCCTGAAGGGGGGCGAGCGGTTCAGCCCCCAGTTCATCGAGAACAAGCTCAAGTTCAGCCCCTACATCAAGGAAGCCGTGTGCATCGGCCACGAGCGCGAGTACATCATCGCCATGATCTGCATCGACTACGGCATCGTGGGCAAGTGGGCCGAGGACCGGCGGATCAACTACACCACCTACACCGACCTGGCGTCCAAGCCCGAGGTGTACGGGCTGATCGAGGGCGAGGTCCGCAGGGTCAACGAGAGCCTGACCGAGCACCAGCGGATCCGCAAGTTCGTGCTGCTGTACAAGGAGCTCGACGCCGACGACGACGAGCTGACCCGTACCCGGAAGGTGCGCCGCCGGTTCATCGACCAGAAGTACGCGGACATCATCGAGGCGATCTACGCGAACCAGCCCGAGATCCACATCGACACGGTGATCCGGTACCAGGACGGCAAGACCTCCCAGCTCAAGACCACCCTGGTCGTGCGCACCCTGGAATAG
- a CDS encoding beta/alpha barrel domain-containing protein: MSCTLRELANAAPRTVTLVDVSARDGLQSVPAVLPPAERARWVAEVLDAGVPEAEVGSFVHPRRVPQMAGTAEVVRELGTHAERAWVLVPNRRGLEDALAAGARNVVCLLSATQAHSRANLGRPIEEVLRELGPMAEAAAGAGVRMRLALSMAWADPVEGPVPEERVVALCRAARDLGFSELTLCDTLGGASPVEVAARVRAVAEVVPLESLGVHLHDPVGTAGAAAFAAWLAGVRRFDGSLGGLGGCPALDEPEGNQDLEELAALFRTLGVDTGVDGDRLAEAARANRARLARAETLER, encoded by the coding sequence GTGTCTTGCACTTTACGTGAACTGGCAAACGCCGCACCGCGCACGGTGACCCTGGTGGACGTGTCCGCCCGGGACGGGCTCCAGTCGGTGCCGGCCGTGCTCCCACCGGCCGAGCGGGCCCGCTGGGTGGCCGAGGTGCTCGATGCGGGGGTGCCCGAGGCCGAGGTGGGAAGCTTCGTGCACCCGCGCCGGGTGCCCCAGATGGCGGGCACGGCCGAGGTGGTGCGGGAGCTCGGTACCCACGCGGAACGGGCGTGGGTGCTGGTCCCCAACCGCCGGGGCCTGGAGGACGCACTCGCCGCCGGCGCCCGCAACGTGGTGTGCCTGCTCTCGGCCACCCAGGCCCACAGCCGGGCCAACCTGGGCCGACCGATCGAGGAGGTGCTACGGGAGCTCGGGCCCATGGCCGAGGCGGCGGCCGGAGCCGGGGTCCGCATGCGCTTGGCGCTCTCCATGGCCTGGGCCGACCCCGTGGAGGGGCCGGTGCCGGAGGAACGGGTGGTGGCGCTGTGCCGGGCCGCCCGGGACCTGGGGTTCTCGGAGCTGACCCTGTGCGACACCTTAGGGGGGGCCTCCCCCGTGGAGGTGGCCGCGAGGGTCCGGGCCGTGGCCGAGGTGGTTCCTTTGGAGAGCCTGGGGGTCCACCTCCACGACCCGGTGGGCACGGCCGGCGCAGCCGCGTTCGCCGCCTGGCTGGCCGGGGTCCGGCGGTTCGACGGGTCCCTGGGCGGGCTCGGGGGCTGCCCCGCCCTGGACGAGCCGGAGGGAAACCAGGACCTGGAGGAGCTCGCGGCGCTGTTCCGGACCCTGGGGGTGGATACGGGTGTGGACGGGGACCGCCTGGCCGAAGCGGCCCGGGCGAACCGGGCGCGCCTCGCCCGGGCGGAGACGTTGGAACGGTAG
- a CDS encoding ABC transporter ATP-binding protein encodes MDERPVQLQVDDIHLSFGGVNALMGVGFQVYQGEIFSIIGPNGAGKTSMLNCISGRYHPQRGRIVFEGREITNQPPATRAEIGISRTFQNIALFKGMTVLDNLLIGRHIHLKTGFLKGGIYLGPCQREEIEHRRFVEDIIDFLEIEHIRKKIVGTLAYGLQKRVELARALALDPKLILLDEPMAGMNLEETEDMVRYILDINQERGITVILVEHDMGVVMDISDRIVVLDFGQKIGEGTPDEVQKNPDVVRAYLGAEDETFLGR; translated from the coding sequence ATGGACGAACGGCCTGTCCAGCTCCAGGTGGACGACATCCATCTGAGCTTCGGCGGAGTCAACGCCCTGATGGGCGTGGGGTTCCAGGTGTACCAGGGCGAGATCTTCTCGATCATCGGTCCCAACGGCGCCGGCAAGACGAGCATGCTCAACTGCATCAGCGGCCGGTACCACCCCCAGCGGGGTCGGATCGTGTTCGAGGGGCGGGAGATCACGAACCAGCCCCCGGCCACCCGCGCCGAGATCGGGATCTCGCGGACCTTCCAGAACATCGCCCTGTTCAAGGGCATGACCGTGCTCGACAACCTGCTGATCGGCCGCCACATCCACCTGAAGACCGGGTTCCTGAAGGGCGGCATCTATCTCGGCCCCTGCCAGCGCGAAGAGATCGAGCACCGGAGGTTCGTGGAGGACATCATCGATTTCCTCGAGATCGAGCACATCCGCAAGAAGATCGTGGGCACCCTGGCCTACGGGCTGCAGAAGCGGGTGGAGCTGGCCCGGGCCCTGGCCCTGGACCCCAAGCTGATCCTCCTGGACGAGCCCATGGCCGGCATGAACCTGGAAGAGACCGAGGACATGGTGCGCTACATCCTCGACATCAACCAGGAGCGGGGGATCACGGTGATCCTGGTGGAGCACGACATGGGGGTGGTCATGGACATCTCGGACCGCATCGTGGTCCTCGACTTCGGCCAGAAGATCGGGGAGGGCACGCCCGACGAGGTGCAGAAGAACCCGGACGTGGTCCGGGCGTACCTCGGGGCCGAAGACGAAACCTTCTTGGGCCGGTAG
- a CDS encoding ABC transporter substrate-binding protein, producing MKRWIRALSVAAAVGFAASATAADTIVIGHIADLTGPTSAVGKPYADGVQAYADWLNSHGGVNGKKVKLLRSDYAYKIPEALNLYKKFKTVDRVLAIQGWGTGDTEALTKMVGKDKIPYFSASYSAHLTDPKKAPYNFFIAADYSTQLRAGLKYLKDNWNESRKPKIAFIYPDHPYGKAPIPAGKKYAEELGFEIVGEENVGLRAIEATTQLLNLKKNEPDFAWIGGTTPSAAVILKDAKKLGLKTKFLINIWGNDENLFKLAGDAANGALGLQAAAVYGDDVPGMKTIVEVTKGEHQMTHFIRGWVSMMVMAEGLKRADAAGDLTGPGLKKALETLKDFDTGGLTAPITYTADDHRPNLSAKIYEYQGGKMVYKATVELPRRADWLGF from the coding sequence ATGAAACGCTGGATCCGTGCCCTTTCGGTCGCCGCGGCCGTCGGTTTCGCCGCGAGCGCCACGGCCGCCGACACCATCGTGATCGGCCACATCGCCGACCTGACCGGCCCCACCTCGGCGGTGGGCAAGCCCTACGCCGACGGCGTGCAGGCCTACGCCGACTGGCTGAACTCCCACGGCGGGGTGAACGGCAAGAAGGTGAAGCTGCTGCGCTCGGACTACGCCTACAAGATCCCCGAGGCCCTGAACCTGTACAAGAAGTTCAAGACCGTGGACCGGGTCCTGGCGATCCAGGGCTGGGGCACCGGCGACACCGAGGCCCTGACGAAGATGGTGGGCAAGGACAAGATCCCCTACTTCTCGGCCTCGTACTCGGCCCACCTGACCGACCCCAAGAAGGCCCCCTACAACTTCTTCATCGCGGCCGACTACTCCACCCAGCTTCGGGCCGGCCTCAAGTACCTCAAGGACAACTGGAACGAGAGCCGCAAGCCGAAGATCGCCTTCATCTATCCCGACCACCCCTATGGCAAGGCTCCGATCCCGGCCGGGAAGAAGTACGCCGAGGAGCTGGGCTTCGAGATCGTGGGTGAGGAGAACGTGGGGCTGCGGGCCATCGAGGCCACCACCCAGCTGCTGAACCTCAAGAAGAACGAGCCTGACTTCGCCTGGATCGGCGGCACCACCCCGTCGGCGGCCGTGATCCTGAAGGACGCCAAGAAGCTGGGCCTCAAGACCAAGTTCCTCATCAACATCTGGGGCAACGACGAGAACCTGTTCAAGCTGGCCGGCGACGCGGCCAACGGCGCCCTGGGGCTGCAGGCCGCGGCCGTGTACGGCGACGACGTGCCGGGTATGAAGACCATCGTGGAGGTCACCAAGGGCGAGCACCAGATGACCCACTTCATCCGGGGCTGGGTGTCGATGATGGTCATGGCCGAGGGCCTGAAGCGGGCCGACGCGGCCGGCGACCTGACCGGCCCAGGCCTCAAGAAGGCCCTGGAGACCCTCAAGGACTTCGACACCGGCGGGCTCACCGCGCCCATCACCTACACGGCCGACGACCATCGGCCGAACCTCTCGGCCAAGATCTACGAGTACCAGGGCGGGAAGATGGTCTACAAGGCCACGGTGGAGCTGCCGCGCCGGGCCGACTGGCTGGGCTTCTAA
- a CDS encoding branched-chain amino acid ABC transporter permease, producing the protein MEFYVQLLISGLVLGSIYALVALGFAIIYKSTSVVNFAQGEFLMVGAYFCFSMVVQYQVPWLWAFLITMVFSVVLALLVERLVLRPMIGEPVISIIMVTIGLSSVLRSVVTAVWGTQIKTYDPPLFPDTPINLAGIPISQVYLWSFGLSVVLLVLFGLFFKYTKAGIAMRATAFSNQVALSMGISVKRIFALAWCISLVVSSIGGILIGNINGINISLGHFGLKVFPAVILGGLDSILGAAVGGIIIGVLENFSDGLLKTWFGLQGIKEVAPFVFLVIILMVKPYGLFGTEEIERV; encoded by the coding sequence ATGGAATTCTACGTTCAGCTCTTGATCAGCGGGCTCGTGCTGGGCTCGATCTACGCCCTGGTGGCCCTGGGGTTCGCCATCATCTACAAGTCCACCAGCGTGGTGAACTTCGCCCAGGGCGAGTTCCTCATGGTGGGCGCCTACTTCTGCTTCTCGATGGTGGTCCAGTACCAGGTGCCGTGGCTGTGGGCCTTCTTGATCACCATGGTGTTCTCGGTGGTGCTGGCCCTGCTGGTGGAGCGGCTGGTGCTGCGGCCCATGATCGGCGAGCCGGTGATCTCGATCATCATGGTGACGATCGGGCTGTCGTCGGTGCTTCGCTCGGTGGTGACCGCGGTGTGGGGCACCCAGATCAAGACCTACGACCCGCCCCTGTTCCCGGACACGCCGATCAACCTGGCGGGCATCCCGATCAGCCAGGTGTACCTGTGGAGCTTCGGGCTCTCGGTCGTGCTGCTGGTGCTGTTCGGCCTGTTCTTCAAGTACACCAAGGCCGGGATCGCCATGCGGGCCACGGCGTTCTCGAACCAGGTGGCCCTTTCGATGGGCATCAGCGTGAAGCGCATCTTCGCCCTGGCGTGGTGCATCTCGCTGGTGGTGTCGTCGATCGGCGGCATCCTCATCGGCAACATCAACGGCATCAACATCTCCCTGGGCCACTTCGGGCTCAAGGTCTTCCCGGCCGTGATCCTGGGCGGGCTCGACTCGATCCTGGGCGCGGCCGTGGGCGGCATCATCATCGGGGTGCTCGAGAACTTCTCGGACGGCCTCCTGAAGACCTGGTTCGGGCTCCAAGGGATCAAAGAGGTGGCGCCGTTCGTGTTCCTGGTGATCATCCTGATGGTGAAGCCCTACGGCCTGTTCGGCACCGAGGAGATCGAGCGGGTCTAG
- a CDS encoding hydroxymethylglutaryl-CoA lyase, which yields MCDTMRLHRMNLPDEVIIGECWARDGLQNEPLIVPTRKKVEMITGMVEAGFRKIEATNFAHPKYLQQFADAEEVLRQIPRKEGVDYRAICTTLKGIERAVKSKDEGYGVDEIAMVISASEAHNLANVNMTHDENKKLLEQMTRRAIDTGHTVFGWVLTSFGCPINGDVPLDHVAKMGKWWKDIGATFIGFGDTTGVANPRQVSEFYEYMLAEGFTTDEVVVHFHDTRGWGVACSLVALTFGFRYFDTSLGAIGGQPKTGAAEYHRGYAGNTCTEDLVGMFEEMGVRTGLDMDKLLELGRKAEQTLNRRLRSNFLQAGPVPHQGIVYDKEKGILGEKR from the coding sequence ATGTGCGACACCATGAGGCTTCACCGGATGAACCTTCCCGACGAGGTGATCATCGGCGAGTGCTGGGCCCGGGACGGGCTCCAGAACGAGCCCCTGATCGTGCCCACCCGAAAGAAGGTGGAGATGATCACGGGCATGGTCGAGGCGGGGTTCCGGAAGATCGAGGCCACCAACTTCGCCCACCCCAAGTACCTGCAGCAGTTCGCCGACGCCGAGGAGGTGCTGCGGCAGATCCCCCGGAAGGAGGGGGTGGACTACCGGGCCATATGCACCACCCTGAAGGGCATCGAGCGGGCCGTGAAGTCGAAGGACGAGGGGTACGGGGTCGATGAGATCGCCATGGTGATCTCGGCCAGCGAGGCCCACAACCTGGCCAACGTGAACATGACCCACGACGAGAACAAGAAGCTGCTCGAGCAGATGACCCGGCGGGCCATCGACACGGGCCACACCGTGTTCGGGTGGGTGCTCACCAGCTTCGGATGCCCCATCAACGGGGACGTGCCCCTGGACCACGTGGCGAAGATGGGCAAGTGGTGGAAGGACATCGGCGCCACCTTCATCGGATTCGGCGACACCACCGGCGTGGCCAACCCCCGGCAGGTGAGCGAGTTCTACGAGTACATGCTGGCCGAGGGGTTCACCACCGACGAGGTGGTGGTGCACTTCCACGACACCCGGGGCTGGGGCGTGGCGTGCTCGCTGGTGGCGCTGACCTTCGGGTTCCGGTACTTCGACACCTCCCTGGGCGCCATCGGCGGCCAGCCCAAGACCGGCGCGGCCGAGTACCACCGGGGCTACGCGGGCAACACCTGCACCGAGGACCTGGTGGGCATGTTCGAGGAGATGGGGGTGCGCACCGGGCTCGACATGGACAAGCTCCTCGAGCTGGGCCGGAAGGCCGAGCAGACCCTGAACCGCCGGCTCCGCAGCAACTTCCTCCAGGCCGGCCCCGTGCCCCACCAGGGCATCGTGTACGACAAGGAGAAAGGGATCCTGGGCGAGAAAAGGTAG
- a CDS encoding branched-chain amino acid ABC transporter permease, whose amino-acid sequence MSVNHCGDFKQTYKDDMRVLQTRFIRFWVYGFVVFLYVFPLIASTYVVSLTNMIGIAVIGALGINIVTGFTGQISLGQGAFLGVGAFSCAFFMNEWGIPFWLAMPMAGLVTAAVGMIFGIPSLRLKGLYLAIATLAAQFILEYLFLHLEGITGGSNGVMFPSPQVGEFVFDTDQSIYYVIITVAVLTTIYTTNLFRSKDGRAFVAVRDHYLSAEIMGIHLFKYRLLSFAISSFIVGIAGSLWGAYTQYITPEHFTIAESINYLAMIIIGGMGSVLGSIYGAIFMTLVPNLLSYGTSVLANVWAGAGDLIMSLKEGIFGLIVVLFLIFEPDGLAHRWKLIKAYWKLYPFSY is encoded by the coding sequence ATGAGCGTGAATCACTGCGGTGATTTCAAACAGACCTACAAGGACGACATGCGGGTGCTCCAGACCCGGTTCATCCGGTTCTGGGTGTACGGGTTCGTGGTGTTCCTGTACGTGTTCCCGCTGATCGCCTCGACCTACGTGGTGAGCCTCACCAACATGATCGGGATCGCCGTGATCGGCGCCCTGGGCATCAACATCGTCACGGGGTTCACCGGCCAGATCTCCCTGGGGCAGGGGGCGTTCCTGGGGGTGGGGGCGTTCTCCTGCGCGTTCTTCATGAACGAGTGGGGGATCCCGTTCTGGCTCGCCATGCCCATGGCGGGGCTCGTGACCGCGGCCGTGGGCATGATCTTCGGCATCCCGAGCCTGCGCTTGAAGGGCCTGTACCTGGCCATCGCCACCCTGGCCGCCCAGTTCATCCTGGAGTACCTGTTCCTGCACCTCGAGGGGATCACGGGCGGCTCCAACGGGGTGATGTTCCCCTCGCCCCAGGTGGGGGAGTTCGTGTTCGACACGGACCAGAGCATCTACTACGTGATCATCACGGTGGCGGTGCTCACCACCATCTACACCACGAACCTGTTCCGGTCCAAGGACGGCCGGGCCTTCGTGGCGGTGCGCGACCACTACCTGTCGGCCGAGATCATGGGGATCCACCTGTTCAAGTACCGGCTGCTGTCGTTTGCGATCAGCTCGTTCATCGTGGGCATCGCCGGCAGCCTGTGGGGCGCCTACACCCAGTACATCACCCCCGAGCACTTCACCATCGCCGAGTCGATCAACTACCTGGCCATGATCATCATCGGCGGCATGGGCAGCGTGCTGGGCTCGATCTACGGCGCCATCTTCATGACCCTGGTGCCGAACCTCTTGAGCTACGGCACCTCGGTGCTGGCCAACGTCTGGGCGGGCGCGGGCGATCTGATCATGAGCCTGAAGGAGGGCATCTTCGGGCTGATCGTGGTACTGTTCTTGATCTTTGAGCCGGACGGGCTGGCCCACCGGTGGAAGCTGATCAAGGCGTACTGGAAGCTGTATCCGTTCAGCTACTGA
- a CDS encoding enoyl-CoA hydratase, producing MSEPTVLVEKDGSLCLLTLNRPRVMNSISFQMLRELNEALDEIRFDPSVRCVIITGAGDRAFCAGADLKERAGMSEDQVRRYIHTIRATFTEVENLPMPVIAAVNGVALGGGTELALASDLRVASETATLGLTETSLAIIPGAGGTQRLPRIVGKAKAKELIFTAKRITAAEALEIGLVNRVCPPDRLLDTARELAEAICRNGPLAVRAAKRAIDRGMEMDLTDALVFESTCYETLIPTEDRLEGLRAFREKRKPEYRGR from the coding sequence ATGAGCGAGCCCACCGTTCTCGTCGAAAAGGATGGCAGCCTCTGCCTGCTCACCCTGAACCGGCCCCGGGTGATGAACTCGATCTCGTTCCAGATGCTCCGGGAGCTCAACGAGGCCCTGGACGAGATCCGGTTCGACCCCTCGGTGCGGTGCGTGATCATCACCGGTGCCGGGGACCGGGCGTTCTGCGCCGGCGCGGACCTCAAGGAGCGGGCCGGCATGAGCGAGGACCAGGTCCGACGTTACATCCACACGATCCGGGCCACCTTCACCGAGGTGGAGAACCTTCCCATGCCGGTGATCGCCGCGGTGAACGGGGTGGCCCTGGGCGGCGGAACCGAGCTGGCCCTGGCCTCGGACCTGCGGGTGGCCAGCGAGACCGCCACCCTGGGCCTCACCGAGACGAGCCTGGCCATCATCCCGGGCGCCGGCGGGACCCAGCGGCTCCCCCGGATCGTGGGCAAGGCCAAGGCCAAGGAGCTCATCTTCACGGCCAAGCGGATCACCGCGGCCGAGGCCCTGGAGATCGGCCTGGTGAACCGGGTGTGCCCGCCCGATCGGCTCCTGGACACCGCCCGGGAGCTGGCCGAGGCCATCTGTCGCAACGGCCCCTTGGCCGTCCGGGCGGCCAAGCGGGCCATCGACCGGGGCATGGAGATGGATCTGACCGACGCCCTGGTGTTCGAGAGCACCTGCTACGAGACCCTGATCCCCACCGAGGACCGCCTGGAGGGGCTCAGGGCGTTTCGTGAGAAGAGGAAGCCGGAGTATCGGGGACGGTAA
- a CDS encoding ABC transporter ATP-binding protein, whose protein sequence is MLKVNNIEVVYNDVILVLKGLSLECEEGKITTLLGANGAGKSTTLKAISGLLRSEEGEVTEGTIEFNGEKINGKDPEEIVRMGIFQCMEGRRVFEDLTTHENLLCGAYTRKDKAGVRRDLDLVYDFFPRLKERRNQLAGYLSGGEQQMLAIGRALMARPKLMLLDEPSLGLAPLLVKEIFSIIQKINEEEKTTILLVEQNANLALKVATYGYIMENGKVVLDGPSEKLRENEDVKEFYLGVGESGHKRSFKNAKHYKRRKRWLS, encoded by the coding sequence ATGCTGAAGGTCAACAACATCGAGGTCGTCTACAACGACGTGATCCTGGTCCTCAAGGGGCTCTCCCTGGAGTGCGAGGAGGGCAAGATTACCACCCTGCTGGGGGCCAACGGGGCCGGCAAGTCCACCACCCTCAAGGCCATCTCGGGGCTCCTCAGGAGCGAGGAGGGGGAGGTCACCGAGGGCACCATCGAGTTCAACGGCGAGAAGATCAACGGGAAGGACCCCGAGGAGATCGTGCGGATGGGGATCTTCCAGTGCATGGAGGGCCGCCGGGTGTTCGAGGACCTGACCACCCACGAGAACCTCCTGTGCGGGGCGTACACCCGCAAGGACAAGGCCGGGGTCCGGCGGGACCTGGACCTGGTGTACGACTTCTTCCCGCGGCTCAAGGAGCGGCGCAACCAGCTCGCCGGGTACCTGTCGGGCGGCGAGCAGCAGATGCTCGCGATCGGCCGGGCGCTCATGGCCCGGCCCAAACTGATGTTGCTGGACGAGCCGAGCCTCGGGCTGGCCCCGCTGCTGGTGAAGGAGATCTTCTCGATCATCCAGAAGATCAACGAGGAGGAGAAGACCACGATCCTCCTGGTGGAGCAGAACGCCAACCTGGCGCTGAAGGTGGCCACCTACGGCTACATCATGGAGAACGGCAAGGTGGTCTTGGACGGGCCCAGCGAGAAGCTCCGGGAGAACGAGGACGTGAAGGAGTTCTACCTGGGGGTGGGCGAGAGCGGTCACAAGCGCTCGTTCAAGAACGCCAAGCATTACAAGCGCCGGAAACGGTGGCTGTCGTAG